In the Desulfuromonas sp. DDH964 genome, GGCATCCAGGGCTTCGGGGTGGAGGCCGCGGATGTCCTTGCGGTTTTTAGCGCTGTACTTTTCAAGGAAATGCCCGGCCAGTGTCGGGATGTCTTCTGGGCGCTCGCGCAAGGGGGGCAGTTCGAGGGGAACGACACTGAGCCGGAAGAAGAGGTCCTGGCGGAAGCTGCCCTCTGCCACCATCTGTTGCAGGTCCTTGTGGGTGGCCGCAATCAGGCGCACGTCGACCCTGATAGATTTGGTGCCGCCGAGCCGCTCGAATTCCCCCTCCTGCAGTACGCGTAGAATCTTGGCCTGGGTGGTGGGGCTCATGTCGCCGATCTCGTCGAGAAACAAGGTCCCCTTGTGGGCCAGCTCGAAGCGCCCCTTGCGCTGCTCGGCGGCGCCGGTGAAAGCCCCCTTTTCATGGCCGAACAGCTCACTCTCCAGCAGGTTCTCATGCAGCGCCGCGCAGTTGACCTTGACGAAGGGGCCGTCCGAACGGGGGCTGTTCTGGTGGACGGCATTAGCGACCAGCTCCTTGCCGGTCCCCGACTCGCCGGTGATCAGTACCGTGGCATCTGACGGAGCGACCAGGGCCAGGGTCTCGAAGAGTTCACGCATCGGGCGGCTGCTGCCAATGATGTTGCCGAAGTCGAACTTCTCGCCGAGCCGCTCCTTGAGGGCGGCATTTTCCTGCTGCAGGCGCTCGAAACTCAGGGCACGCTCCACCGTCAGGGCCAGTTCCGCAGCGTCCACCGGCTTGGTGACGTAATCGAAGGCGCCTTTCTTCATCGCTTCAACGGCATTTTCCACCGAGGAGAAGGCGGTGATGATGATGACCGGCAGCGCCGGCTTCGCTTCCTGGATCGCCGCAAGGGCTTCCATCCCTCCCACCCGTTTCATCTTCAGGTCGAGCAGGATCAGATCGATCTCGCGCTCCCGGGCCAGATGAATAGCCACATCCCCGTCGTCGGCTTCGACGATTTCGTACCCCTCGCCGCCCAGGTGGGCCTTGAGCATGGTGCGGTGGGCGGTGTCGTCGTCGACCACGAGAATGACGGCCTTATTCTTTTTCATATTCCGGCTCCTTCCGGCCTCGCATGAGTTCCCCGATCAGCAGCAAAGTGACGCCGGTGGTGATGGCAACGTCAGCGACAT is a window encoding:
- a CDS encoding sigma-54-dependent transcriptional regulator: MKKNKAVILVVDDDTAHRTMLKAHLGGEGYEIVEADDGDVAIHLAREREIDLILLDLKMKRVGGMEALAAIQEAKPALPVIIITAFSSVENAVEAMKKGAFDYVTKPVDAAELALTVERALSFERLQQENAALKERLGEKFDFGNIIGSSRPMRELFETLALVAPSDATVLITGESGTGKELVANAVHQNSPRSDGPFVKVNCAALHENLLESELFGHEKGAFTGAAEQRKGRFELAHKGTLFLDEIGDMSPTTQAKILRVLQEGEFERLGGTKSIRVDVRLIAATHKDLQQMVAEGSFRQDLFFRLSVVPLELPPLRERPEDIPTLAGHFLEKYSAKNRKDIRGLHPEALDALLAYAWPGNIRELENTLERAVILCLGEQIGLRELPVSVREAAKSTVRPFALRPGHTLKEMEEDLIRATLAQTDGNRTRAAEILGITRQTLQNKLKEYNHS